In a single window of the Bacillus mycoides genome:
- a CDS encoding PH domain-containing protein, which yields MTTLLNQAKEMLTTDEKILFYAACSLNIFIYRSVARPGLLILTNKRLFFYGPDVSKNPIFEEYSFANISNLKEQKRLFSNQIIFMYDNEWKKIKHIQTNDISSLVQQIHEQLSK from the coding sequence ATGACAACCTTATTGAATCAAGCTAAAGAAATGTTAACAACTGATGAAAAAATCCTTTTTTATGCAGCATGCTCATTAAATATATTTATATATCGTTCCGTCGCAAGACCAGGACTGTTAATTTTAACGAACAAACGGCTCTTCTTTTATGGACCAGATGTAAGTAAGAACCCAATATTTGAAGAGTACTCTTTTGCAAACATTTCTAATCTAAAAGAGCAAAAGCGTCTTTTCAGCAATCAAATTATATTTATGTACGATAATGAATGGAAAAAAATAAAACATATTCAAACAAATGATATAAGCTCTCTCGTTCAACAAATACACGAGCAACTCTCTAAATAA
- a CDS encoding AI-2E family transporter translates to MKNLKIIWIYRLGLLLLVFLCLLVFLKIKPLWAPIIFVFKVAITPFFIACFIAYLLHPLIEKIHKEGMPRTLAILLIYILFFGGIGYGIYKGTPVVIKQLQEINEQFPQFTKMYDSWMDGVTEQTANFPSFIHEKVKQIFGGVETKIQALLNKVMSTARGVLDSLLIIFLIPFIVFYILKDYGEFYHIFWKLVPSKWRSTGQMLAKEIDKSLGSYIRGQLFVCLVLGGVSVLSFWFIGMKYPLLLGIIIGVTDIIPYFGPILGAIPTLMIAATVSTSLLIKAGITIAILQFLESNILSPYIVGKSLRMHPVIIMFALLVGGEVAGIVGLLISVPILAVIRTVVVHVRPLWKKEDV, encoded by the coding sequence GGATTATTGTTACTCGTTTTTCTTTGTTTGCTCGTCTTTTTAAAAATTAAGCCACTATGGGCGCCGATTATTTTTGTATTTAAAGTGGCGATCACACCGTTCTTTATTGCTTGTTTTATTGCTTATTTATTACACCCTTTAATTGAAAAAATCCATAAGGAAGGAATGCCACGCACACTTGCTATTTTGCTCATTTATATTCTTTTCTTTGGCGGAATTGGCTATGGAATTTATAAAGGAACGCCAGTTGTTATTAAACAGTTACAAGAAATTAATGAACAATTTCCGCAGTTTACAAAAATGTACGATTCTTGGATGGATGGAGTTACAGAACAAACAGCGAATTTCCCATCATTTATTCATGAAAAGGTGAAACAAATTTTTGGTGGTGTAGAAACGAAGATTCAAGCGCTTTTAAATAAAGTCATGAGCACAGCTCGTGGTGTACTGGATTCATTGCTCATTATTTTCTTAATTCCGTTCATTGTATTTTACATATTAAAAGATTACGGTGAGTTTTATCATATTTTTTGGAAACTAGTTCCGAGTAAGTGGCGTAGTACGGGTCAAATGCTTGCGAAAGAAATTGATAAGTCACTCGGAAGTTATATTCGAGGACAGTTATTTGTTTGCTTAGTATTAGGAGGAGTATCTGTTCTTTCTTTTTGGTTTATCGGTATGAAATATCCGTTATTACTCGGTATTATTATTGGGGTAACGGATATAATCCCGTACTTTGGTCCTATTTTAGGGGCGATTCCGACGTTGATGATTGCAGCAACGGTATCAACGAGTTTACTCATTAAGGCGGGAATTACGATTGCTATTTTGCAATTTTTGGAAAGTAACATTTTATCGCCTTACATCGTTGGTAAGTCGCTTCGTATGCATCCTGTGATTATTATGTTTGCATTACTAGTAGGGGGAGAAGTTGCGGGGATTGTAGGATTACTAATATCGGTTCCTATTTTAGCGGTCATTCGGACAGTGGTCGTTCATGTGAGGCCTCTTTGGAAAAAAGAAGATGTGTAA